One Drechmeria coniospora strain ARSEF 6962 chromosome 01, whole genome shotgun sequence genomic region harbors:
- a CDS encoding ankyrin repeat containing protein, which produces MSTMTALDRERRITELAQEWGLVLPLTLTPLSRQPLASSFRGPADDATAEELMQQRAADLALFRPKSGLRQAFSSSKSIKKGKNWDPREVLDVLSGWIANAGSPGVAEALIDMLVAAGVDLAGNPKRKSSMLGRRRSVEGLDDRTRLLKLAVDGNQRDMVQVLLSHADSASINACLPAAIRQANTPLVDLLLRHGASVAQTPGGQDAFRRACAILEHSRMVALILRSEGHPPPSLASLSMCDATRAGCLETVMHLSRSSADGNHNNAEALKSAVTLGRRDMALAIVMGHQPPQRPGLDEAFQILYDHSSLSQTLKVEMAEVLLCAGAGGVVLARTLERSCESQFLEMANLLATYGASVEYNDATTLKTAIARGELGLVRSLLTDGTRLNPALASSCVPLIPKQAPFDERFAVLQLLLRKGANGLALDDMLIDTAEAADMNSMQLLLFPHVPTPDAPADMPPHPSQMHEVASVDHNAGEALRTAVLRADTHMTQMILARKPSPETISLVFPFTKKLPADARYQIVHLFLQSSLSGPCLHAALQDVIGEDALQRDNSLIKLLLEYDADVNFDHGSAMAALVRQSDTELLALLLQKASPQTAAARLQDVMLVEDHQVRFDMTTMLLGAGAAIGVTEVAAALLEALAEEPVDKALLSLLLQQGGVDINLFEAAIVKQAVMNPDPEIIALIFGHGTPSPASISSALNEFVPLPSTEAKARKLKTIMEKTERAEDLSWVLVHEVHSLSKTKDEPVSLSTLDLLLASGADPNAFNAAPLCHAVMTANTQAVDMLISCRHPPSPTALGSSLLHALRIPDPTERLNLTRKLVEAGADPIESNRALTHVISKYPDDLSLLQVLAASADTSDGEAFSLSVSKESLEILDSLLSQSRSSTEVRSTALRKAMEVKSRSSRASMCQSLLTAGVSSDVASSALLIAARDGDVELGDLLVGHGANISSNNGRAIIEACRGGSPEVLGVLLKADPAINRDLLEAGFQAATEVGDLSKRAAIFEQLLHRGVRGELVDAQLETATNYGDDGQPVLRVLLSSGADPNYNNGESVVTATRHMLLEILELLLGLWAEGGSQKKISQSTLARALKAAWCLERDNRFVVISSLFKAGLPGAEYLHMALNDAVNEDDLEEHLVQLLLDNGASPTANGCKTLIDAAKHSASKSLSLLLQKQMPEHDINKAFDQSFVADTFSTWFTEDGLETAQILLDKGACGDSISLALVLVMKNSTPATRPLADGFFNLLMTHGPDVNYNNGEPLQQAASKADVAWTARLLERKPTAESLSLAFRRIFDTELTPDGALELFKMFADYNVGGLGIDASDSQQGAEPVLMRAINQYPRSSEILTTLLDAGFYCDQTTSFCVHPGVEEEEVTLLSWAIGQPQKRVSTAVIDILLKRGAHVNVESNVSRTTPLMLAVQTKRPEVVKLLLLEGADVDAMDIQGRTSLSMATHIGGEVAVQMMSNLLAADPAKDDGSLHNVARDLNLAAVKVLVQSGHSPDFPSQLHGGRSALGEVCLHGSDRGEMSAEREREMQRIMTFLIDSNSDLSVKIADKSVLHFCFDAADPVVTTRALLKSGMWKYVNKPFNHLLKDGYMYSPTMYIAKVLPPSDVNEELLSILRASRATDVFYAVDGAQPDGAVGLPEDMAVQERARKARLSRMSEDAEEFSIAMARKREIANVEQQVFAQKAEVEDVRRRRLHSEDLGALHARAQLEENLSSVSHQRRMAENHAMVEAAANRTRALAATEVEVEEIRQHKVIEWESKLNAERVNGARELSSIRISERQEVERIERVSDGRIKNRLEIQRKLVDSQEKLAKRLADGPDPRRQIGYVTELS; this is translated from the exons ATGTCGACCATGACCGCCCTCGACCGTGAGCGCCGCATCACGGAGCTTGCTCAAGAATggggcctcgtcctcccgcTGACTCTGACCCCGCTCTCGCGGCAGCCCCTGGCGTCCTCCTTTCGCGGCCCGGCCGATGACGccaccgccgaggagctcatGCAACAGcgtgccgccgacctcgccctgTTCCGTCCCAAGAGCGGCCTCCGGCAGGCCTTTTCTTCCTCCAAGAGCATCAAGAAGGGAAAGAACTGGGACCCTCGCGAGGTGCTCGACGTCCTGAGCGGCTGGATCGCCAACGCCGGATCCCctggcgtcgccgaggccctcatagacatgctcgtcgccgccggcgtcgacctcgccgggAACCCGAAGCGAAAGAGCAGCATGCTCGGAAGGCGACGGAGCGTCGAGGGCTTGGACGATAGGACCAGGCTCCTgaagctcgccgtcgatggaaaCCAGCGTGACATGGTGCAGGTTTTGCTGTCTCACGCAGATTCCGCTTCCATCaacgcctgcctgcccgcTGCCATTCGTCAAGCCAACAcgcccctcgtcgacctgctTCTCAGGCATGGGGCCAGCGTGGCGCAGACGCCGGGCGGACAGGATGCCTTTCGACGCGCTTGTGCTATCCTCGAACACTCCCGTATGGTGGCCCTCATCCTACGCTCCGAAGggcatccgccgccgtcgctggcgTCCCTCTCCATGTGCGACGCCACGAGGGCCGGCTGCCTCGAGACGGTGATGCATCTCAGtcgctcctcggccgatgGAAACCACAACAATGCCGAAGCGCTCAAGTCTGCCGTCACCTTGGGAAGGAGAGACATGGCCCTGGCCATCGTCATGGGGCATCAACCACCGCAACGCCCTGGTCTCGATGAGGCCTTTCAGATTCTCTACGACCATTCCTCCCTCAGCCAGACCTTGAAGGTAGAGATGGCCGAGGTTCTATTgtgcgccggcgccggcggcgtcgttcTTGCCCGAACCCTTGAGCGCTCGTGCGAGTCCCAGTTTCTGGAAATGGCAAACCTGCTCGCCACGTATGGCGCCTCCGTCGAGTACAACGATGCGACGACGCTGAAGACGGCCATTGCCCGTGGCGAGCTGGGCCTTGTCCGCTCCTTGCTCACCGACGGCACTCGCCTCAATCCTGCTCTGGCTTCGAGCTGTGTGCCGCTGATCCCGAAGCAGGCCCCCTTTGACGAACGCTTCGCCGTCCTCCAACTGCTGCTTCGAAAAGGCGCCAACGGCCTCGCTCTCGACGACATGCTCATCGAcaccgccgaggccgccgacatGAACTCGATGCAACTGTTGCTCTTCCCCCACGTCCCGACCCCGGATGCCCCTGCCGACATGCCACCCCATCCCTCGCAGATGCACGAAGTTGCTTCCGTGGATCACAACGCCGGAGAGGCCCTCCGAACGGCCGTCCTGCGGGCGGACACTCACATGACGCAAATGATTCTTGCCAGAAAACCGTCACCGGAAACGATATCCCTCGTGTTTCCTTTTACGAAGAAACTCCCCGCCGACGCTCGCTATCAAATCGTCCACCTGTTTCTCCAGAGTTCCCTATCCGGGCCATGTCTCCACGCGGCGCTGCAAGATGtcatcggcgaggacgccTTGCAAAGAGACAACTCGCTCATCAAGCTTCTTCTCGAGTACGATGCGGATGTTAACTTCGACCACGGCTCAGCGATGGCAGCCCTCGTCAGGCAGAGCGACACGGAGCTTCTCGCCCTCTTGCTTCAAAAAGCGTCACCGCAGACAGCCGCCGCTCGTTTGCAGGACGTGATGCTAGTCGAGGACCACCAAGTCCGTTTTGACATGACAACCatgctcctcggcgccggcgcagcCATTGGTGTGACGGAGGTTGCTGCCGCCTTGCTTGAAGCCCTGGCAGAGGAGCCAGTCGATAAAGCTCTCCTGAGTTTGCTGCTGCAGCAGGGAGGTGTCGACATTAACCTTTTCGAAGCCGCCATTGTCAAGCAAGCTGTCATGAACCCAGACCCCGAGATTATCGCCTTGATCTTTGGACACGGAACGCCATCTCCTGCCTCCATCTCCTCTGCCTTGAACGAGTTCGTACCGCTTCCATCTACGGAAGCCAAGGCGCGGAAGCTCAAAACGATCATGGAAAAGACGGAACGCGCAGAAGACCTCAGCTGGGTCCTAGTGCACGAGGTTCATTCCCTGTCCAAGACGAAGGATGAGCCAGTCTCGTTATCAAccctcgacctgctcctCGCCTCTGGGGCGGATCCGAATGCATTCAATGCCGCCCCGTTGTGTCACGCTGTCATGACGGCCAATACGCAAGCCGTTGACATGCTCATAAGTTGCCGTCACCCTCCCAGCCCAACCGCTCTGGGTTCTTCACTGCTGCATGCTCTGCGAATACCAGACCCTACGGAGCGCCTGAACCTGACGAGGAAActtgtcgaggccggcgcagACCCGATCGAGTCCAACAGAGCATTGACGCATGTCATATCTAAATATCCCGACGACCTGTCCCTGCTTCAAGTTCTGGCTGCTTCAGCCGACACCTCCGACGGGGAGGCTTTTTCCCTCTCCGTCTCGAAGGAGTCGCTCGAGATTCTAGACTCCCTCCTGTCGCAGTCGCGGAGCTCAACCGAGGTTCGCAGCACCGCACTGAGAAAGGCCATGGAAGTGAAGAGCCGTTCCTCACGAGCCAGCATGTGCCAGAGTCTTCTCACTGCTGGTGTATCGAGTGACGTTGCTTCGTCCGCTCTTCTCATCGCAGCGCGAGATGGCGACGTCGAACTTGGCGACCTGCTCGTTGGTCATGGCGCGAACATCTCCAGTAACAACGGCCGCGCAATTATCGAGGCTTGTCGTGGCGGGTCACCCGAAGTTCTTGGTGTGCTACTCAAGGCGGACCCTGCCATAAACAGAGACCTCCTGGAAGCCGGCTTTCAGGCTGCGACTGAAGTAGGCGATCTGTCGAAGCGAGCGGCCATATTTGAGCAACTGCTTCATCGGGGAGTTCGGGGCGAGCTAGTCGACGCTCAGCTGGAGACGGCAACGAATTATGGTGATGACGGACAACCGGTCTTACGAGTTCTCCTCAGCTCAGGAGCGGATCCAAACTATAACAACGGCGAATCTGTCGTTACTGCGACAAGGCATATGCTTCTCGAAATCCTTGAACTGCTCTTGGGCTTGTGGGCGGAGGGTGGCAGCCAGAAGAAGATATCGCAGTCGACGCTTGCACGAGCCCTCAAAGCCGCTTGGTGTTTGGAACGCGACAATAGATTTGTCGTCATCAGCAGCCTTTTTAAGGCCGGCCTGCCTGGGGCCGAATATTTGCACATGGCGCTGAATGATGCTGTGAACGAGGATGACCTGGAGGAACATCTCGTCCAGCTGCTGCTTGACAATGGAGCATCACCTACCGCCAACGGATGCAAGACGCTCATCGATGCTGCAAAGCATTCGGCCTCAAAATCGCTCTCCTTGCTGCTGCAGAAGCAGATGCCGGAACATGACATCAACAAAGCATTTGACCAGTCTTTTGTAGCCGACACTTTCAGCACCTGGTTCACCGAGGACGGCCTGGAAACGGCACAGATACTTCTCGACAAAGGCGCTTGCGGTGATTCCATCAGCCTGGCGCTGGTGTTGGTCATGAAAAACTCTACACCAGCCACGAGGCCGTTGGCCGATGGGTTTTTCAACTTGCTCATGACCCATGGGCCTGATGTGAACTACAACAATGGCGAGCCGCTGCAGCAAGCGGCATCGAAGGCGGATGTGGCCTGGACAGCGAGGCTTCTTGAGCGAAAGCCCACGGCGGAATCCCTTTCGCTGGCCTTTCGGCGCATTTTCGACACCGAACTCACGCCGGACGGGGCGTTGGAGCTGTTCAAAATGTTTGCCGACTACAACGTAGGCGGACTCGGAATCGATGCGTCGGACAGCCAGCAGGGTGCGGAGCCGGTTCTGATGCGAGCAATCAACCAATACCCAAGATCCTCTGAGATTCTGACCACACTGCTCGATGCGGGCTTCTATTGTGATCAAACCACCTCGTTTTGCGTACATCCTGgcgtggaggaggaggaagtcACGCTTCTCAGCTGGGCCATCGGACAGCCCCAGAAACGAGTCAGCACAGCAGTCATCGATATACTGCTCAAGCGTGGCG CCCACGTCAACGTGGAGTCAAATGTGTCGCGAACGACCCCCTTGATGCTGGCCGTGCAAACAAAACGACCAGAGGTTGTGAAGCTCTTGCTCCTTGAAGGAGCGGATGTCGATGCCATGGACATCCAAGGGCGAACTTCTCTTTCCATGGCCACCCACATCGGCGGCGAAGTTGCGGTTCAAATGATGTCCAACCTCTTGGCTGCGGATCCTGCCAAGGACGATGGTTCCCTGCATAACGTCGCGAGGGACCTgaacctcgccgccgttaAAGTCCTCGTCCAGTCGGGCCACAGTCCTGATTTTCCTAGCCAGCTTCACGGTGGGCGAAGTGCGCTCGGCGAAGTTTGTCTTCACGGATCCGACAGGGGCGAGATGAGCGCCGAAAGGGAGCGAGAGATGCAAAGGATTATGACGTTCCTGATCGACTCCAACTCGGATCTGTCTGTCAAGATTGCTGACAAGTCCGTGCTGCATTTTTGTTTCGATGCCGCGGACCCGGTTGTTACGACTCGAGCCCTTCTCAAAAGCGGCATGTGGAAGTATGTCAACAAGCCATTTAACCACCTTCTCAAGGATGGCTACATGTATTCGCCTACAATGTACATCGCAAAAGTTCTACCGCCCTCGGATGTCAATGAGGAGCTCCTGTCCATCCTTCGCGCAAGTCGAGCAACTGACGTGTTttacgccgtcgacggagcccAACCGGACGGCGCAGTCGGCCTGCCAGAGGACATGGCTGTTCAGGAACGAGCACGCAAGGCTCGCTTGTCGCGAATGTCGGAGGATGCTGAAGAATTCTCGATTGCGATGGCTCGTAAACGCGAGATTGCCAACGTGGAGCAGCAAGTTTTTGCGCAAAAAGCCGAAGTGGAAGATgttcgccgccgcaggcTTCACAGCGAAGATTTGGGCGCCCTCCACGCCCGCGCTCAGCTCGAGGAAAACCTTTCTAGCGTGTCCCACCAGCGACGAATGGCAGAGAATCATGCAATGGTCGAGGCCGCTGCCAACCGGACGCGCGCCCTCGCTGCTACCGAGGTCGAAGTGGAGGAGATTCGCCAGCACAAGGTCATCGAGTGGGAGTCGAAGCTGAACGCTGAGCGAGTGAACGGTGCACGGGAACTGAGCTCGATCCGTATCAGTGAGCGTCAAGAGGTGGAACGAATCGAAAGAGTCTCAGACGGGCGCATTAAAAATCGCCTCGAGATTCAGCGCAAACTCGTTGACAGCCAGGAGAAGCTGGCCAAGAGGCTGGCCGATGGGCCGGACCCGAGAAGGCAGATTGGATATGTTACAGAGCTGAGTTGA
- a CDS encoding putative UDP-glucose 4-epimerase Gal10, translated as MVVGTVLITGGTGYIGSFTTLALLEHGYDVIIVDSLYNSSKVAVDRIELLCGRRPGFYEIDVTDEKALDEVFAKHPAIDSVIHFAALKAVGESGEIPLEYYRVNVGGSIALLRSMERNNVSNIVFSSSATVYGDATRFPDMIPIPEHCPIGPTNTYGRTKAMIEDVVTDFINAQRANLKKAGKPFEKWNGALLRYFNPCGAHPSGIMGEDPQGVPYNLLPLLGKVATGEREKLLVFGEDYPSRDGTAIRDYIHVVDLARGHLVALNYLREKQPGVKAWNLGSGRGSTVFEMINAFGAVVGRDLKYEVVARRQGDVLDLTAHPKLANEELHWKTELTMEKACEDLWRWVKNNPQGYRQEPPAELLAAIKPKA; from the exons ATGGTTGTCGGAACCGTCCTCATCACCGG TGGCACCGGCTACATCGGCTCCTTCACGACCCTCGCGCTTCTCGAGCACGGCTACGatgtcatcatcgtcgatAGTCTCTACAACTCGTCcaaggtcgccgtcgaccgcaTTGAGCTGCTCtgcggccgtcggcccggCTTTTACGAGATCGACGTGACGGACGAAAAagcgctcgacgaggtgTTCGCCAAGCATCCCGCCATCGACAGCGTCATCCACTTTGCCGCCCTCAAG gccgtcggcgagtcgGGCGAAATTCCCCTCGAGTACTACCGCgtcaacgtcggcggcagcatcgCCCTCCTCCGTTCGATGGAGCGCAACAACGTGTCGAACATTGTCTTTTCCTCGTCCGCCACCGTGTACGGCGACGCGACGCGCTTCCCGGACATGATCCCCATCCCTGAGCACTGCCCGATCGGCCCGACAAACACGTACGGGCGCACAAAGGCCATGATCGAAgacgtcgtcaccgactTCATCAACGCGCAGCGGGCGAACCTGAAGAAGGCGGGCAAGCCTTTCGAGAAGTGGAACGGCGCGCTGCTGCGCTACTTCAACCCCTGCGGCGCCCACCCGAGCGGCATCATGGGCGAGGACCCCCAGGGTGTGCCGTACAACCTGCTGCCCCTGCTCGGCAAGGTTGCCACGGGCGAGCGCGAGAAGCTGCTGGTCTTTGGAGAAG ACTACCCCTCGCGCGACGGCACCGCGATCCGCGACTACatccacgtcgtcgacctcgcccgcggccacctcgtcgccctcaacTACCTTCGCGAGAAGCAGCCGGGCGTCAAGGCCTGGAACCTGGGCTCCGGTCGCGGCAGCACCGTGTTCGAGATGATCAACGccttcggcgccgtcgtgggcCGCGATCTCAAGTACGaggtcgtcgctcgccgccagGGTGACGTGCTGGATCTCACGGCCCACCCGAAGCTGGCGAACGAGGAGCTTCACTGGAAGACGGAGCTGACCATGGAAAAGGCCTGCGAGGACCTCTGGCGCTGGGTGAAGAATAACCCGCAGGGATACCGGCAGGAGCCCCCGGCCGAGTTGCTGGCCGCCATCAAGCCCAAGGCTTGA
- a CDS encoding ISWI chromatin-remodeling complex ATPase ISW2, protein MTSAPSSPPAKSSSPKSEREQLADDELEREEELARLDNIKTEEARQRSLAQKRRRKKKAETKSEREAKARELDELLMKSAAFSDILTKKTQVLGRVGSGLDGKTLGEHDLQLAKQPKCMINGTMRDYQLEGLTWMYEICSQGMSGILADEMGLGKTVQTISLIALLREQEGYLGPHLIVAPLSTLSNWMDEFHKWTPSIPVTMYHGNKQQREDIFRTKMMRNLQGGRPTKQFPVVCTSYEMVLRDQHNLSRINWEFIIIDEGHRMKNSEAKLFQQLRQFSSATRLLITGTPLQNNLKELWSLLHFLLPNIFTDWDAFESWFDFSDLEDEKGTEEFIGDQMKQDLVKKMHLILQPLLLRRIKQDVAAHLPKKREYVLFAPMTKEQTDLYNAFTDKEVDVRAYLENKVVEKIRNETPAGRSTSRATRSRQSSRTAKSKGSNGSKLSLPLRESPLTRSQEVPAISRPNAFSLMMGKREPRGPKKNSEKAAAQTLTGCAKRKSPPISLASESKSAKSSRGSTPASTRGRSLQAKVYKDINSDEEDALSDDAFESKLADELADSDEEVIDSRPSEEIELEKNVDLAKKQLAQKKLGNPLAQLRLVCNSPHNFYCPWAMNTDMAVDQSIVTTSGKMLLLDRLLPRLFKDGHKVLIFSQFTTQLDILEDYSRELRGWNVCRLDGSDHKLFLLSTRAGGQGINLASADTVILFDSDFNPQQDLQAQDRCHRIGQTRPVIVYRLATRGTVEESLLMSANAKRRLEKLVIKKGGFRTMGQKMDKSEEDIGAETLRVLLLKDGLEYQTSTTAGDDVLSDADLNALCDRSDDAFDKAASGLGDADRYRIVETGSDSIKMMGSKK, encoded by the exons ATGACGAGCGCACCAAGCTCTCCGCCAGCTaaatcgtcgtcgccaaagtCGGAACGGGAGCAACTAGCTGATGACGAGTTGGAAAGGGAAGAAGAACTGGCGCGCCTCGACAACATCAAAACGGAAGAAGCACGACAAAGGTCGCTAGCTCAGAAAAGGAGGAGAAAGAAAAAGGCCGAGACAAAGTCCGAGCGAGAGGCGAAAGCGAGAGAACTTGACGAATTACTGATGAAGAGCGCCGCCTTCAGCGACATTTTGACCAAGAAGACACAGGTTCTCGGTAGGGTCGGAAgcggccttgacggcaaaaccctcggcgagcacgacTTGCAGTTGGCAAAGCAGCCGAAGTGTATGATCAATGGCACCATGAGAGATTACCAGCTCGAGGGCCTCACCTGGATGTACGAGATTTGTTCGCAGGGCATGAGTGGtatcctcgccgacgaaaTGGGACTCG GGAAAACCGTCCAAACCATTTCGCTCATCGCTTTGCTTCGAGAGCAGGAGGGCTACCTTGGTCCGCATCTCATCGTTGCCCCTCTCAGCACCTTGTCCAACTGGATGGACGAGTTCCACAAGTGGACGCCGTCCATACCCGTCACCATGTACCACGGCAACAAGCAGCAGCGAGAGGATATTTTCCGCACCAAGATGATGCGAAATCTCCAAGGTGGAAGGCCGACGAAGCAGTTTCCCGTCGTCTGCACATCGTACGAAATGGTCTTGCGTGACCAGCATAATCTTTCTCGCATCAACTGGGAGTTCATCATCATT GACGAGGGCCACCGCATGAAGAACTCGGAAGCCAAACTGTTTCAGCAGTTGCGCCAGTTCTCCTCAGCAACCCGGCTGCTCATCACGGGCACCCCGCTGCAGAACAACCTGAAAGAACTGTGGTCCCTGCTGCACTTCCTGCTTCCCAACATCTTCACCGACTGGGACGCTTTCGAGTCTTGGTTTGACTTCTCTGACCTCGAGGACGAAAAAGGTACCGAAGAGTTCATCGGCGATCAGATGAAACAAGATTTGGTGAAGAAAATGCACCTCATCCTGCAACCTTTGCTCCTCAGGCGCATCAAGCAGGATGTTGCTGCCCACTTGCCGAAGAAGCGCGAATACGTTCTATTCGCCCCGATGACCAAGGAGCAAACGGATCTGTACAATGCATTCACCGACAAGGAAGTCGACGTCAGGGCCTACCTCGAAAACAAGGTCGTGGAAAAGATCAGGAATGAAACCCCAGCGGGCCGCTCAACGAGCCGAGCAACCCGATCTCGACAGTCGAGTCGGACCGCCAAGTCCAAAGGTAGCAACGGCAGCAAGCTTTCTCTTCCTTTGCGAGAGAGCCCCCTAACAAGGAGTCAAGAAGTTCCTGCAATTTCCAGGCCGAACGCTTTTAGCCTTATGATGGGGAAGCGTGAGCCCCGCGGACCCAAAAAGAATTCTGAAAAGGCAGCAGCCCAAACACTGACAGGCTGCGCGAAGCGAAAGAGCCCACCCATCTCGCTGGCATCCGAATCGAAGAGCGCCAAGTCGAGCAGGGGTTCAACTCCTGCTAGCACTCGAGGCCGTTCCCTGCAAGCGAAGGTGTACAAGGACATCAACTCAGACGAAGAAGATGCCCTGTCTGATGATGCCTTCGAGTCTAAACTTGCAGATGAGCTCGCAGATAGCGATGAGGAAGTCATTGACAGCAGACCATCCGAGGAGATTGAGCTGGAAAAAAATGTCGACTTGGCCA AAAAGCAGCTTGCGCAAAAAAAGCTGGGAAACCCGCTCGCACAGCTACGGTTGGTTTGCAACAGCCCACACAACTTTTACTGTCCTTGGGCAATGAACACGGACATGGCCGTTGATCAGTCCATCGTCACCACATCGGGCAAGATGCTACTGCTCGATCGACTGCTCCCGAGACTCTTCAAGGATGGCCACAAAGTCCTCATCTTTTCCCAGTTCACCACCCAGCTGGATATTCTCGAGGATTATAGCAGGGAGCTCCGGGGATGGAACGTCTGTCGCCTCGACGG CTCTGACCACAAGCTGTTCCTCCTATCCACTCGcgcaggcggccaaggcatcaatctggcctcggccgacacTGTCATCCTCTTCGACAGCGATTTTAATCCCCAGCAGGATCTCCAAGCTCAGGATCGGTGCCATCGAATCGGTCAGACCCGTCCTGTCATTGTCTACCGCCTTGCCACACGGGGGACCGTCGAGGAATCACTACTCATGTCTGCCAACGCCAAACGACGGCTCGAGAAACTCGTCATCAAAAAGGGTGGCTTCCGCACCATGGGTCAGAAGATGGACAAATCCGAGGAAGATATTGGTGCCGAGACGTTGCGCGTGTTGCTTCTGAAGGATGGCCTCGAATACCAAACCTCGACCACGGCCGGGGATGACGTTCTGAGCGATGCAGATCTCAACGCGCTGTGCGATCGCAGTGATGACGCGTTTGACAAAGCAGCCAGCGGTCTGGGTGATGCAGACAGGTACCGCATTGTCGAAACCGGTTCCGATTCGATCAAGATGATGGGCAGCAAAAAATAA